The DNA sequence CAACCTGCATGAGCTTCAAATTGAGAGGGACTAACCTGAAAAGTGAATGTCAAAGTGACcatcaaaattcaaacaaaatctcAAGAGCATCAAAGTTCAATGAAATAGCAGAACAGTACCTCACAATTGCAGCAACGGCAGAAAATTCCAAAGCCCTTTTTATAACCCTCAAGCAATTTCTGTCCACAAGAAAGGAACAGTTTATcccaataaacaaaaatatgaaacaattaAACATGTAGTATCTTTTATCTTAACAACCTGTCCACGTGCATAGTAGGCTACTTCAGTTCCATCAGGCAATCCATCTTTCTCAAAAACCAACTTATGCAACCGTTGGTCTCTTGAGGAAAGATGCATGtagagaagaaaagagaaaattttgtcGTCAGCCATGGAAGTAAATATTCTTTCAGAAACatgtttcaccaaaaaaataaaaaaataaagaaaaaaaactaaagaaagagaTACTGACTTTGTTGTGATCTTCCACAGAGCTTTCTTTTGTGAAGAAACATAGGCTGAAGCACTTTTGGGGGAATTTGAGATCAAAGTTGGTTTTGGCAACCTGTAATAAGGTAGACTGAACATATGAAGAAGAAACACTAAGGATTATCCAGACAAAGGTTACTCTCCATTAGTTTTTACCAAAACAATTGAAATGACTAACTAGGGAAAGTTTATCGCATTAAGACATCTAGTGAGTCATATTTAATGAATCAACAAGACaaaaaggaaactaaaaataaatcaacaaGGCTAAAACAGATACCAACTTTTTTGTCTTCTTTATTCGACCCTTATGCGGCAAAGACATAAGCATTGAAGAAGCACTTTTGAGGGGCTTTGAGATCAAAACTGGAGTTGATGGCCTGTATTTTAGATGGAAAAATGTAAGCAACGGACAGACTAAGTTGACTGTAAACCAAACAAAATAGTCCTCAGAGGTAAACATCACTTtcataacataataataaaaaaataataataataataaataatacaattaaaagaaaagaaaggaggaACCAACAAAGTATGAAAGATACCTACTTTCTTGTTATCTTCCATTCACTCCTATTTTGGGTAGAGACATACACCGGAGCAGTTTTGGGAGACTGAGGGAATGAAACGGGCATTGGAGATCTGGAATAAGATCGATCAAAGCATGTAAGAAGAGGCATTTTGACGTCAACCTGTACTCCAggttataattaaaagaagaatAACTTAAATTGCATCATTGAACCGTCCATTTATGAGTTACAAGATTATATACCTGAGTCTTTTAACAATTGTGTTAGCTGGGCTGGATATAGAATTGTTTGATTCAATGCACGAATTGCAAAGGAACCCTTCTTTTGACGCACAGGATGGAGGAAAGGACACTAAAATGTAGAAACCATTGAAAGACATGCAGCAATCaagaaaatatttacaaattggTTATCATAACCGTGTGCTCAGCATGCTAGATGCAGAACCTTGTGACTAATTCAAAAAagcaagtttaaaaaaaaataaaaataaaaataaaaatccaaaaaagcaAGACTAATTCACACCTTTGCACTGTTGACAAGTGAAGTACTTTTCTTCAGGTGAAGAACCAATGAAACTTTGAACAGTAGCCTCCAACGTATGCAGAGGAGAACCCCTGCATGCCTTCAATAGATCAAGCAGGCTCCTCCCATTCTCCAGGCAAATATACTGTGCAGCTCGTCTATATTGTTTACAAGCATGAATCTCAAATTGGGATGGTGGAATAACCTACATTAgttgaaaaacagaaaagcaTATAAATAAACACATCATCCAATTCATGGAACAACTCACATGCTAGAGCTACACTACATAAGTTTAGCAAGTAATACTCACTCTGCATCCATTGCAAGACGAACAATAACACAAAATGCCGCCATCTTGAATTGTGCCTCGTAGACCAAATGCctgaattaaaaatagaaaccaATATTTTGGCTCAAGGTGGACGATATATTCAAACCACAATGTTACATAAAACcctagaagaaaaaaatgaattggGAAATAATAGAGAACCTTCTTGCCACCCATGTAAACCACGGGTACCCCATCAACCAAACCAGTGTCAAAAAGCTCCTTGACCGTCGTAGGCTTCTTATTCAATGCAATCTTCTTCGACATTTTCAACTCCAACTTGTTCTTTGGAGTTGCTGATGCACTGGTGGCCGCAGCTGCAGTAGTCTCCTCCACGTTCAAATTCGATATCAATACATTTCCTACTGCCTCTGACGAACCGACCAAAGTCTCCGCATCCTCTGGCTCGACTTTCGGTTTCAAAACTGATCGGGTAAAACGCCTAAATGCCACTTCCCGCAAATCCTTCTCTCCATGACTCCCATTAGCAATAAGCACCGGAACCTCCACAGCGCCACTCTCCTTGGGAAAAAAGGCCGGAAGCTTAGTCTCTGCTTCCTCTTTACTCgtagaaatttcaaaatcacAATTGGATTTATCTTCAATTACAACTTCAACCAATTCACTCTGTAGAACCCCTTGGAAGCTAAGGCCTTTTGCATCAGTTTTCGGCTCCTCCGGCCTACTAGGACTCTTAACATTCTCATTCTCAGAGTACTGATTAGGCACATTGTTCCTGGACTTCCTCTCTCGAGTATACACAATCCAACCATTCACGACAGCACCTTTGAATCTCTTAGAGCTAGAATTCTCAACAGCTTCCGTACCAGAAGTCGTCCGAGACTCAGTTTGAGTCAGCGATGCCCGAGTTCGACCTAATGAATCGCCAAGCTGAGACGAGACCTCCAATACATATGCCAATTCTCGCTTCATGCCTATTGAAAATCACAAATCTCACTTCCAAAAAATCTGAAATACCAAGAGAATTCAACAATTATCGAAATCATccataataaatgaaaagaagaacAATAAACCCTAAGATTTCAAAAGCTTCAAGCTTGAAAGGGACAAAGAAATGTACCAGATACATCAGACGAGAGCCATGCGAGCAAAACTGGATCCGATTCTGAGTGAGGGAAGGTGAAGAATGTGAGAAAGGGATTTAGATGGGTGGAAGATTAGGGTTTTAAAGGGAGGGGCTTTGGTTGTATATTTATTATGGATTAGGGATTTGATCGTAGAGAAACGAATAGGGCCACGAATTCGCTGTTATTGGAAGGTGAACTGACCAAAACTGTGAGCCAGAGAGGCATAGAGAAAAGAGAGTAAAGGCCTAATAGGAAGGGCCGAATGGCAGGATCcgtaaataaacaacaaattaaaatttcacgaagaaaaaataatataaatattaaattaaattctatCGTTACGtatttaatttaccaaaaaaccgGATCCTGTTTTTCACCCCAATCCAAACGAGCCCTAGTGCtaaagttctttttattttctccccACCCAAACAcgccccttttttttcttctctctctctaaccATGAAGGAGTGgaagaaaaaatttgaaattaaaaagaagtcAAGAACAAAACCTGTATAAAAtgtcaaccaaaaaataaataaaaaaataaaattgtacatACTTGCAGCATGTGGGAATTAAACCTTATATATTAGGGTTGTGATTGGAAGGCATTGCTTGGTGCAAGAGAGaactaaaattctaaaacaaagaatCAAGTTGTCTTGGTGTAGTAAGCCTTCTATTTTGGTATGTATCCGAACAATTTTTCTCTCTTATCTTTTAACGGCATATTTTCcatgaaacataaaaaaataaaatatgccacTATTAAGATATGAAATTATAcgcaaaaccttttttttttttttgagtactttaaaaaatctaaataattttgaaactaATCTAACTAACTTCATCAAGAGTTTTTGTCATATAATCTAGTAAATTGCTTGCTAGTTTGGAAAtattcctttcaaaaaaaaaaaaaaagggggggggggggggggaaagagGAAGAAAAGCTAGCTTGTTTGGATGAAAATATCCCTTAAGAGCCACTctaattacaaatatcaaaaactTAATTGAGCTTCATTACTTCAAAATACAAGATTAATTTAACGGAGATCACATAACCAATCATTGCCTTAATGTATaagatatgttatatatataaaaatacatataattccTTCCTTTAGGTACATGGTGACTCACTGACTCTTGAGGATTTGGGGGTTAGATATTATTTACTTATATGCTATGTACATTTTTGATATTGAATATGTTATATAAATTgctaaattaaaacaaaatatacatatataaatgtgcATGGAGTACTCGATATCGGTTAATAAAATCTCTCTTTGTGTATTCTACTTCGTACTCTAACTTTTAGTACGACAAATATAggaagccatatatatatatatatatatatttatatagaagcCATATGTTAATATCTGTGAAATtattctcataaatatttttcattttctttctggaatacaaataaaaaatgtccTTCATGcagatttgttttatttatttattttggtaaatgttatgtttctatttttaacattttgtttAGATTCTTGATAATATCTGTGAcatcatatataaacatatacatacaaattcagagatgcttctttttttttttttttttttttttttttgggcaataagAGATGCCacttttgtttgctttttcaTTTAAGAttcatatgaaatattttatgacATTGGATATTCATCACATATATATGTCTGGTTTCAGGTTTGTTTGGGTTATTTTTCGAATTTACCAAGGTATAATTGGGTAATTTTGTTTGCCATTTCTCTTTCCAGCATAGTCATCATCAgtgatatgtatatacataatcAATTAgacacaaattaattttattttattaggaaaataatgaagaaaaaaataaaggaagcgAAATTACTTGGAAAGATCAACGTAAAGATTACCCAAACCACCAAATAAATTCCTTTAACTGGTAAATATATGAATACACACTTATCTGGGAGTTTATTTTGAGACTCTAACTTCTCCATATACTTGAGTTTCGTTTGTGGGGATTTTCTTTGTGCAGTATGTCTGTTAAACTGTTCTTTCCATGATTTGGCAAACCTAATTAATATGTGGAAATAGAATTTGAGAAGCACTAATTCCCTTGTACATCGAACCTAATTGACTAAATCCATTGTCATATAAGGAAAAATAACTTATTGTATCCTGTTGGAGTCGGCTATGATACTGCTATTTGTTAAGCTGTACATATTCCTTTTCATGCTATATATAGGGCTGATCGTTTTCTTCAGGTTTTTTGtaggattttttttgtttgaattacaGTTTTTTAGCTGTTTGAAAAAGAACATCCAGCAAATTATATCaccaaagaaaattaattaatcctttgggacttcatattcggtttctcatatatatatatatatatatattagatagatagaagaagaaattaaactatGAGTTGGTGACCTTCATGTGAGATCTCTCTAGCggataatttaatatatgttatccAAAGTAAGAAAGATATATATTGCAAGAACCGTGTCGAACCAATATTGCCCATTTCAGACCTTCTGTTCCTATAATTGTTAGCCAACTGTATATGCCTACCTACCTTCCTAATACTTTCAATCTTTAATGCGATTACTACAAATGATCAAAAGCAATGTTATTGCCTGGGATATATTAGCAAAAAGTAAAGAAGTAATTATCTAAAAAATCAAATGAAGTGTTGCCGAAAAGCAAATTAAGGACATAATAACGGAATATATGCTAGAAACTCCCGTGAACAGCCAGTTTTTcagcaaattatatatatatatatatatatagatagatacatCTATTGAATAtctataaatcatatatattttgggtGCAATTAATTAACTGGGGAAATTCTGCGCAGCAAGGGAAGGAAACTTAATTAGATATGACTCCTGAGGTTAAGCAATGCCAAGAAGAGAGCATGATTATCAGCTTATCAATCAAAGCAGAAGCGTGATCAATCATAATCAGTACACATGTCACTACTCCAGCAGTTCAGCTGATCATCTGATCAAACCCAAATTCCATTCCCAACCCTTTTATTCGCATATAAAAGGGTATTTGCAATGTATAACAATCAAATATAGTTAAGATTGTATCTTATATAGCATGTACATCTGACAGGTGGTGTTATATTCCATTTAGTATTTGATATGTGGTTTATTTAACATTAAAATTCTAcatggaaaaataaacttatcCCATATATTATTAGGGTATAACTAAATGGAAAAAGGAATACCACATGGTCAAATATctataacataaaaaatataaataaataaaaaagtattttcaTATAGCTATAGGTAACATGGAGCAATTGATATATTACccttatattaataattaaaacaagATTTGGTAGTGCATACATAGAGTATTGATTGcgtacataaaataattatttaataatatatctaATGTAATTAATAGTTGGAGTTTAAATGTTAGATATCACTTCATCAATGAAATGCacctatatatattaaatttatcaaattagatTTATCTAAGTGAGCTAGCCAAATGTTTTCATTTAGTAGTCTTACTTATGAAGgagtaaattatttaattaagcaGCCCCAAACtaacatgcatacatatatatatatatatacacacttttaCACTTTGACTCACTTCTATATAGAATTGACCAATTAAATGTCTGGTTATAAACGTATGTATATGCTAACCAGGGACTTAAAATCCCTTTCTGGACAATCCGCGAActgtctttttcttctcttccctTTCCCATCCATAAAAGAAGACTGATACTTGTTTGAGCTCTTGGGTGGGGACATAAACTAAATAAGACCAATGGTTAactagctttctctctctctctctctctctctctctctatatatatatataatttcccaTCCCGTCCGCTGCTCTCTAGCCCTTAATATATTCCTCGAGAATAGTTTGTATTCCTTAAATATTCACTTTATTGGTGCCAAATTAAGTAATTACCGTACAGAGGGGATGATTTATACGACATATCTGTCTATCATCTTGGTTTGCCAAAAATGCTGTTACTAACTCATGCATTATTGCTATTGCTCTCTATTGCCTCCCCTAAAACCTAATTACTTATGACATTAGGCAGGATTCTCTGTTCGACAtgagttattaaaaaaaaaaaagaaaaaaaaaagaggctctGAACATGAACTATAGTATTTTGAAACAAGAGGCTGCAGATTATGACCTTTATAAAACAACCAGAggccaaaatattatttaataatattgaagTGCGAAAGCTTCAAACTTTGGCCAAAGGCCTAATAGAACATGAATATTATCTGCCACAAACCAACACAAACTATAAAAAGACAGAAAAGACAAACAAATATAACAACTAACATAGTGCCTGACTCGACCTCACTGATAGTTTTCCTGGAAAGCCCAAATGATCACTTTGCAGCGAAGACAAAAGGTTCCCGGGAGGAGAAGCCAAAAATGCCAAAGGATTGAAGTTGCCCTTTAAGAGAGAATCAGCCCTCAAGAAGGCGATTCAGTTTTCCAACTataaatctttattttctttcccaTTTGCCTCGAATCAAGGTCAGTCTTGGGAAAGTATAgcatgaaatttaaaaacacaCTGAAATTCATAAACCACCCAATTAAATTATAATCACTTCCTTTCCTCCATATGACAACCAACACAAAAGGCCACCACCCCCACCAAATTCTGGTTTCCAAAACGCTGCGTTCCATTTGGTTGGGGGTGGCGGAAGCAAGCTAGAAAAACAAAGAGCTTCACATGGATGGATGGAAGGGATGGTGGTGTACAAAGAGGGTTTGATCATGGAAGCTTAGATT is a window from the Ziziphus jujuba cultivar Dongzao chromosome 11, ASM3175591v1 genome containing:
- the LOC107432052 gene encoding uncharacterized protein LOC107432052 isoform X2; the protein is MKRELAYVLEVSSQLGDSLGRTRASLTQTESRTTSGTEAVENSSSKRFKGAVVNGWIVYTRERKSRNNVPNQYSENENVKSPSRPEEPKTDAKGLSFQGVLQSELVEVVIEDKSNCDFEISTSKEEAETKLPAFFPKESGAVEVPVLIANGSHGEKDLREVAFRRFTRSVLKPKVEPEDAETLVGSSEAVGNVLISNLNVEETTAAAATSASATPKNKLELKMSKKIALNKKPTTVKELFDTGLVDGVPVVYMGGKKAFGLRGTIQDGGILCYCSSCNGCRVIPPSQFEIHACKQYRRAAQYICLENGRSLLDLLKACRGSPLHTLEATVQSFIGSSPEEKYFTCQQCKVSFPPSCASKEGFLCNSCIESNNSISSPANTIVKRLRSPMPVSFPQSPKTAPVYVSTQNRSEWKITRKPSTPVLISKPLKSASSMLMSLPHKGRIKKTKNLPYYRLPKPTLISNSPKSASAYVSSQKKALWKITTKDQRLHKLVFEKDGLPDGTEVAYYARGQKLLEGYKKGFGIFCRCCNCEVSPSQFEAHAGWASRRKPYAYIYTSNGVSLHELAISLSRGRRYSAKDNDDLCIICADGGNLILCDGCPRAFHKECASLPSIPRGDWYCQYCQNMFEREKFVEHNENAVAAGRVSGVDPIEEITQRCIRIVKNIEAELSGCVLCRGYDFSKSGFGPRTIILCDQCEKEYHVGCLKKHKMANLKELPRGKWFCCSDCNRIHSTLQKLLVAGAEKLPDSHLDIIKKKHEEKGLDTTNGFDVRWRLISGKIASPESRVLLSKAVAIFHECFDPIIDSESGRDLIPAMVYGRNIRGQEYGGMYCAILMVNSTVVSAGILRVFGREIAELPLVATSNANHGKGYFQILFSCIEKLLAFLNVRSLVLPAAEEAESIWTDRFGFTKIKPDQLINYRRTCYQMVTFKGTSMLQKKVPECRVIQAES
- the LOC107432052 gene encoding uncharacterized protein LOC107432052 isoform X3; the protein is MKRELAYVLEVSSQLGDSLGRTRASLTQTESRTTSGTEAVENSSSKRFKGAVVNGWIVYTRERKSRNNVPNQYSENENVKSPSRPEEPKTDAKGLSFQGVLQSELVEVVIEDKSNCDFEISTSKEEAETKLPAFFPKESGAVEVPVLIANGSHGEKDLREVAFRRFTRSVLKPKVEPEDAETLVGSSEAVGNVLISNLNVEETTAAAATSASATPKNKLELKMSKKIALNKKPTTVKELFDTGLVDGVPVVYMGGKKAFGLRGTIQDGGILCYCSSCNGCRVIPPSQFEIHACKQYRRAAQYICLENGRSLLDLLKACRGSPLHTLEATVQSFIGSSPEEKYFTCQQCKVSFPPSCASKEGFLCNSCIESNNSISSPANTIVKRLRSPMPVSFPQSPKTAPVYVSTQNRSEWKITRKPSTPVLISKPLKSASSMLMSLPHKGRIKKTKKLPKPTLISNSPKSASAYVSSQKKALWKITTKHLSSRDQRLHKLVFEKDGLPDGTEVAYYARGQKLLEGYKKGFGIFCRCCNCEVSPSQFEAHAGWASRRKPYAYIYTSNGVSLHELAISLSRGRRYSAKDNDDLCIICADGGNLILCDGCPRAFHKECASLPSIPRGDWYCQYCQNMFEREKFVEHNENAVAAGRVSGVDPIEEITQRCIRIVKNIEAELSGCVLCRGYDFSKSGFGPRTIILCDQCEKEYHVGCLKKHKMANLKELPRGKWFCCSDCNRIHSTLQKLLVAGAEKLPDSHLDIIKKKHEEKGLDTTNGFDVRWRLISGKIASPESRVLLSKAVAIFHECFDPIIDSESGRDLIPAMVYGRNIRGQEYGGMYCAILMVNSTVVSAGILRVFGREIAELPLVATSNANHGKGYFQILFSCIEKLLAFLNVRSLVLPAAEEAESIWTDRFGFTKIKPDQLINYRRTCYQMVTFKGTSMLQKKVPECRVIQAES
- the LOC107432052 gene encoding uncharacterized protein LOC107432052 isoform X4 yields the protein MKRELAYVLEVSSQLGDSLGRTRASLTQTESRTTSGTEAVENSSSKRFKGAVVNGWIVYTRERKSRNNVPNQYSENENVKSPSRPEEPKTDAKGLSFQGVLQSELVEVVIEDKSNCDFEISTSKEEAETKLPAFFPKESGAVEVPVLIANGSHGEKDLREVAFRRFTRSVLKPKVEPEDAETLVGSSEAVGNVLISNLNVEETTAAAATSASATPKNKLELKMSKKIALNKKPTTVKELFDTGLVDGVPVVYMGGKKAFGLRGTIQDGGILCYCSSCNGCRVIPPSQFEIHACKQYRRAAQYICLENGRSLLDLLKACRGSPLHTLEATVQSFIGSSPEEKYFTCQQCKVSFPPSCASKEGFLCNSCIESNNSISSPANTIVKRLRSPMPVSFPQSPKTAPVYVSTQNRSEWKITRKPSTPVLISKPLKSASSMLMSLPHKGRIKKTKKLPKPTLISNSPKSASAYVSSQKKALWKITTKDQRLHKLVFEKDGLPDGTEVAYYARGQKLLEGYKKGFGIFCRCCNCEVSPSQFEAHAGWASRRKPYAYIYTSNGVSLHELAISLSRGRRYSAKDNDDLCIICADGGNLILCDGCPRAFHKECASLPSIPRGDWYCQYCQNMFEREKFVEHNENAVAAGRVSGVDPIEEITQRCIRIVKNIEAELSGCVLCRGYDFSKSGFGPRTIILCDQCEKEYHVGCLKKHKMANLKELPRGKWFCCSDCNRIHSTLQKLLVAGAEKLPDSHLDIIKKKHEEKGLDTTNGFDVRWRLISGKIASPESRVLLSKAVAIFHECFDPIIDSESGRDLIPAMVYGRNIRGQEYGGMYCAILMVNSTVVSAGILRVFGREIAELPLVATSNANHGKGYFQILFSCIEKLLAFLNVRSLVLPAAEEAESIWTDRFGFTKIKPDQLINYRRTCYQMVTFKGTSMLQKKVPECRVIQAES
- the LOC107432052 gene encoding uncharacterized protein LOC107432052 isoform X1, which produces MKRELAYVLEVSSQLGDSLGRTRASLTQTESRTTSGTEAVENSSSKRFKGAVVNGWIVYTRERKSRNNVPNQYSENENVKSPSRPEEPKTDAKGLSFQGVLQSELVEVVIEDKSNCDFEISTSKEEAETKLPAFFPKESGAVEVPVLIANGSHGEKDLREVAFRRFTRSVLKPKVEPEDAETLVGSSEAVGNVLISNLNVEETTAAAATSASATPKNKLELKMSKKIALNKKPTTVKELFDTGLVDGVPVVYMGGKKAFGLRGTIQDGGILCYCSSCNGCRVIPPSQFEIHACKQYRRAAQYICLENGRSLLDLLKACRGSPLHTLEATVQSFIGSSPEEKYFTCQQCKVSFPPSCASKEGFLCNSCIESNNSISSPANTIVKRLRSPMPVSFPQSPKTAPVYVSTQNRSEWKITRKPSTPVLISKPLKSASSMLMSLPHKGRIKKTKNLPYYRLPKPTLISNSPKSASAYVSSQKKALWKITTKHLSSRDQRLHKLVFEKDGLPDGTEVAYYARGQKLLEGYKKGFGIFCRCCNCEVSPSQFEAHAGWASRRKPYAYIYTSNGVSLHELAISLSRGRRYSAKDNDDLCIICADGGNLILCDGCPRAFHKECASLPSIPRGDWYCQYCQNMFEREKFVEHNENAVAAGRVSGVDPIEEITQRCIRIVKNIEAELSGCVLCRGYDFSKSGFGPRTIILCDQCEKEYHVGCLKKHKMANLKELPRGKWFCCSDCNRIHSTLQKLLVAGAEKLPDSHLDIIKKKHEEKGLDTTNGFDVRWRLISGKIASPESRVLLSKAVAIFHECFDPIIDSESGRDLIPAMVYGRNIRGQEYGGMYCAILMVNSTVVSAGILRVFGREIAELPLVATSNANHGKGYFQILFSCIEKLLAFLNVRSLVLPAAEEAESIWTDRFGFTKIKPDQLINYRRTCYQMVTFKGTSMLQKKVPECRVIQAES